From the Acetobacter aceti genome, one window contains:
- a CDS encoding TonB-dependent siderophore receptor yields MTNRFIRHTLRPTPLTAGLTLACSAFHPQTADAGTVKTRHAHSRAAIHKPVTKQISPVQASAGAATASSTSAHAVNTGANILKSTPNSESILVRGRSMNVLTQDMGFGRMPQDVLHTPQTVNVVPKVLMEQQNVKSLEEALRNVPGITASVGEGEGGMSGDQFLIRGFQAQNDIYQNGLRDFGVYSRDSFNYDHVTVIKGPSSEVFGNGTTGGAINVTTKVAHLGNNYSGSFSGGSASYYRGTLDLNQQIGKHTAIRITGMGNENDEVGRNDIYSHRWGLAPSIGFGLGTKTTFTLEYFHQSDNRMPDYGVPVITRPGAAIGKPATEFGLNRKNWYGTTYDQDNSSTDMLTARFKHEFNEHITVFNDLKGGLYSRYYSASQPGCNTTCVNNFFTDPSAALINRRGHLGGPEPYQQNDWSVQNVLSTLAKFNTGSVRHQIIAGVDVMHVYDRRKNYAYNFNGVNGTRADTTNMLNPSVYQPGLLLGELGQYAGNLVTIPNGVGKKLYKTGDATDVGAFFSDQVWLVPWFSVKAGFRWDHWNSHYAATDGATTADTRLRQSQDTFNPNVSLMYTPTDNAMVYFNWSESTTPLGLYVTNSSEPMTANGAKMHPERSRLYEVGAKYNAFHGRMGFTISAFRLEKSNAILGSDSNSSVIASSDRQRNQGVELSASGEIMKNWQLIGTYAYYNSDTTWSTTAANVGKQVIYVPKNSATLWTTYTISPGKPWNLMFGGGPTWREGVWLNAANTARVPANLDWSAVISHSFLNNHWRVAMNGYNLANRLNYANLFSDRAVPAVGRSFLFSVSANY; encoded by the coding sequence ATGACGAATCGTTTTATCCGCCATACATTGCGGCCGACGCCACTCACTGCGGGACTGACTCTGGCCTGTTCCGCTTTTCATCCACAGACGGCTGACGCCGGAACAGTGAAAACACGTCATGCTCACTCTCGGGCAGCGATCCATAAACCTGTGACAAAGCAGATCTCGCCGGTTCAGGCTTCTGCCGGAGCCGCGACTGCTTCCAGCACGAGCGCGCACGCCGTCAATACGGGCGCAAATATCCTGAAATCGACACCGAATTCCGAGAGTATTCTGGTGCGTGGCCGCAGCATGAACGTGCTGACCCAGGATATGGGGTTTGGCCGCATGCCGCAGGATGTCCTGCACACGCCGCAGACGGTCAATGTTGTGCCGAAAGTTCTGATGGAACAGCAGAACGTCAAATCACTGGAGGAAGCACTTCGGAACGTTCCCGGTATCACCGCATCGGTTGGTGAAGGTGAGGGGGGCATGAGCGGAGATCAGTTTCTGATCCGCGGTTTCCAGGCCCAGAATGACATTTACCAGAATGGCCTGCGCGATTTCGGTGTCTATAGCCGCGACAGTTTTAATTATGACCATGTAACAGTCATCAAGGGGCCCTCTTCAGAGGTTTTTGGTAACGGCACAACAGGCGGCGCCATCAACGTCACCACCAAGGTTGCTCACCTGGGAAACAATTATAGTGGGAGCTTTTCGGGAGGGTCAGCCAGCTATTACCGTGGCACCCTCGATCTCAACCAGCAGATCGGTAAGCATACCGCCATTCGTATCACCGGTATGGGCAATGAAAACGACGAGGTCGGTCGTAACGATATTTACTCCCACCGCTGGGGACTGGCGCCATCCATCGGATTTGGCCTCGGCACCAAAACAACCTTCACGCTCGAATATTTTCACCAGAGCGATAATCGTATGCCGGATTACGGCGTTCCGGTCATCACGCGCCCGGGGGCTGCAATTGGAAAACCCGCAACTGAATTTGGCCTTAATCGCAAGAACTGGTACGGGACAACCTACGATCAGGACAATTCATCGACCGATATGCTGACGGCGCGGTTCAAACACGAGTTCAACGAACACATCACGGTCTTCAATGATCTTAAAGGCGGCCTGTACAGCCGTTACTATTCAGCATCGCAGCCCGGATGCAATACGACCTGTGTGAATAATTTCTTTACCGACCCGTCCGCTGCCCTGATCAACAGACGCGGTCATCTGGGCGGCCCTGAGCCCTATCAGCAGAATGACTGGTCAGTCCAGAATGTGCTGTCTACTCTGGCCAAATTCAATACAGGTTCTGTCAGACATCAGATTATCGCTGGTGTCGATGTGATGCATGTTTATGACCGTCGCAAGAACTACGCCTACAATTTCAACGGTGTGAATGGTACCCGCGCCGACACGACCAACATGTTGAATCCTTCAGTTTATCAGCCGGGACTGCTTCTGGGTGAGCTGGGTCAGTATGCGGGCAATCTTGTGACCATTCCTAATGGTGTGGGTAAAAAGCTTTACAAGACAGGCGATGCAACGGACGTGGGTGCTTTCTTCTCTGATCAGGTCTGGCTTGTGCCATGGTTCTCGGTCAAGGCCGGTTTCCGCTGGGATCATTGGAACAGCCATTATGCCGCGACTGACGGCGCGACGACAGCCGATACACGGCTGCGTCAGTCGCAGGATACGTTCAATCCCAATGTCAGCCTGATGTATACACCGACTGATAATGCCATGGTGTATTTCAACTGGTCAGAGTCCACGACGCCTCTGGGACTATATGTGACGAACAGCAGTGAACCGATGACTGCCAATGGTGCGAAGATGCATCCCGAGCGCAGTCGTCTTTACGAAGTTGGCGCTAAATATAATGCATTTCATGGTCGTATGGGCTTCACCATATCCGCTTTCCGGCTTGAGAAGTCGAATGCGATCCTGGGCAGTGACAGCAACAGTTCTGTGATCGCTTCCAGTGATCGCCAGCGTAACCAGGGCGTGGAGTTGAGCGCATCTGGTGAAATCATGAAAAACTGGCAGCTCATCGGGACATATGCGTATTATAACTCAGACACCACATGGTCCACGACAGCCGCCAATGTTGGCAAACAGGTCATTTACGTCCCGAAAAATTCTGCGACGCTCTGGACGACTTACACGATCTCACCCGGGAAGCCCTGGAATCTGATGTTTGGTGGGGGACCAACCTGGCGTGAAGGCGTCTGGCTGAACGCAGCCAATACGGCCCGTGTGCCTGCCAATCTTGACTGGAGTGCAGTGATTTCTCACTCGTTCCTGAACAATCACTGGCGTGTGGCCATGAACGGCTACAACCTCGCCAACCGTCTGAACTATGCCAATCTGTTCAGTGATCGTGCCGTACCTGCCGTTGGCCGGAGCTTCCTGTTTTCAGTCTCTGCCAACTACTGA
- the lpxK gene encoding tetraacyldisaccharide 4'-kinase, translating to MRAPSFWFRPPGFFSTLLSPLAYLVGQVAKARRKRPGWQASVPVLCVGNLTVGGTGKTTTVLDLIERLRQRGAVVHCLTRGYRGQAVKDHAPLRVDPVHHTAADVGDEPLLLAAAAPCWVSPDRAASARAAIAAGATCLIMDDGFQNPGLHKDFSFVLVDGAVGFGNRCVLPAGPLREPLSAGLAAANAVVITGEDLCGIQKSLSGRVPYPVLKAELQMEQSVTALRHEKVIAFAGLARPDKFFACLNENGVVPVKCIPFPDHHSFTPSDLAHISSLAAQYSARLVTTPKDAARLPDAFRQKISVVNVGLKWVEMEQLDSILDHLMEQIPRS from the coding sequence CTGCGCGCGCCTTCTTTCTGGTTTCGCCCTCCCGGTTTCTTCAGCACCTTACTGAGTCCTCTGGCATACCTTGTCGGTCAGGTTGCAAAAGCGCGCAGGAAACGTCCCGGCTGGCAGGCATCTGTTCCTGTTCTGTGTGTAGGCAACCTCACGGTCGGGGGCACCGGAAAAACCACGACCGTGCTTGATCTCATTGAGCGGCTGCGTCAGCGGGGCGCCGTCGTGCACTGCCTGACCCGCGGCTATCGAGGACAGGCCGTGAAGGATCACGCTCCGCTGCGGGTCGATCCTGTCCACCACACGGCAGCGGATGTTGGTGATGAACCCCTGCTTCTCGCCGCCGCGGCCCCCTGCTGGGTCAGCCCCGACCGTGCGGCGTCAGCCCGTGCCGCGATTGCTGCCGGAGCCACCTGCCTGATCATGGATGATGGTTTCCAGAATCCCGGACTACACAAGGATTTTTCCTTTGTTCTGGTGGATGGCGCGGTCGGGTTCGGCAACCGGTGCGTACTGCCTGCAGGGCCATTACGGGAACCGCTCAGTGCCGGACTGGCTGCCGCGAACGCTGTTGTCATCACGGGAGAGGATCTGTGCGGCATTCAGAAAAGCCTTTCAGGCAGGGTTCCTTATCCGGTGCTGAAGGCGGAGCTACAGATGGAGCAATCTGTCACTGCATTGCGTCATGAAAAGGTCATCGCCTTTGCCGGTCTCGCCCGTCCCGACAAATTCTTTGCCTGCCTGAACGAAAATGGCGTCGTCCCTGTGAAATGCATTCCTTTTCCGGACCACCACAGTTTCACCCCGAGCGATCTTGCTCACATATCCAGTCTCGCTGCACAGTATTCGGCCAGATTGGTCACCACCCCCAAAGACGCTGCACGGCTTCCTGATGCTTTTCGACAGAAAATCAGCGTGGTGAATGTGGGGTTGAAATGGGTCGAGATGGAGCAACTGGATTCTATTCTTGACCATTTGATGGAACAGATACCTCGATCATGA
- a CDS encoding lysophospholipid acyltransferase family protein, with the protein MTSTSHSPSNDKRQSVPLHMKLEAFAARCTLWLLRQVRPATSSNIGGKLCSRIGPLLPVSKIADTNLRLAMPELDKRERKRIIKGVWENLGRTVGEFPHIASLKEDMPDGPGFEVIGKEHLRAVARNGGPALFVSGHIGNWEMLPPAVAHYGAGFASFYRAAGNPLVDRMIRDLRDTAMDEPLPLFAKGAKGARDALRWVATGHRLGMLVDQKMNDGIEARFFNQPAMTAPALAAIALKFRCPVIPGHVQRLGPARLRIIVEPPMSLPDTGNRQNDVATFTQAINDRLEAWIRARPESWLWLHRRWPKEIYSASNQFK; encoded by the coding sequence ATGACTTCAACTTCCCATTCTCCCTCCAATGATAAACGTCAGTCCGTTCCGCTTCATATGAAACTGGAAGCTTTTGCTGCCCGCTGCACGTTATGGCTCCTGCGGCAGGTCCGCCCGGCAACTTCTTCCAATATCGGAGGGAAACTGTGCTCCAGGATTGGTCCGCTGCTTCCTGTTTCGAAAATAGCCGACACCAATCTCCGTCTCGCCATGCCCGAACTGGACAAGCGAGAACGGAAACGCATCATCAAAGGAGTCTGGGAGAATCTGGGGCGTACCGTGGGTGAGTTCCCCCATATCGCATCCCTGAAAGAAGACATGCCGGACGGACCTGGGTTTGAAGTGATTGGAAAGGAGCACCTGCGCGCTGTGGCCCGTAATGGAGGTCCGGCTCTTTTTGTCTCGGGTCATATCGGCAACTGGGAAATGCTTCCTCCCGCCGTCGCGCACTATGGAGCGGGGTTCGCCTCTTTTTATCGTGCGGCCGGCAATCCGCTGGTGGACCGGATGATCCGTGACCTGCGTGATACCGCGATGGATGAACCGCTTCCGCTGTTTGCAAAAGGTGCAAAAGGAGCTAGGGACGCGTTGCGATGGGTGGCGACAGGACATCGGCTGGGAATGCTGGTCGATCAGAAAATGAATGACGGCATTGAAGCGCGTTTTTTCAACCAGCCGGCGATGACCGCACCTGCTCTGGCGGCTATAGCCCTGAAATTCCGTTGCCCCGTCATCCCTGGACATGTGCAGCGTCTCGGGCCGGCACGCCTGCGGATTATTGTCGAACCTCCGATGAGCCTGCCTGACACAGGCAACCGTCAGAATGATGTCGCCACGTTTACGCAGGCCATCAATGACAGGCTTGAAGCGTGGATCCGGGCAAGACCCGAGAGCTGGCTATGGCTGCATCGGCGCTGGCCAAAAGAGATTTACAGCGCGTCGAATCAATTCAAGTGA